TTTTAATATAATACTTGGCTTGCGCCTCATTATACTCTGAGCGTCGCTCCAGAAAGGAGGTGTTCCAGCCGCACCTTCCGGTACGGCTACCTTGTTACGACTTAGCCCCAATTACCAGTTTTACCCTAGGACGCTCCTTGCGGTTACGTACTTCAGGTACCCCCGGCTTTCATGGCTTGACGGGCGGTGTGTACAAGGCCCGGGAACGTATTCACCGCGCCGTGGCTGATGCGCGATTACTAGCGAATCCAGCTTCATGGAGTCGGGTTGCAGACTCCAATCCGAACTGAGAGAGGCTTTTGGGATTAGCATCACATCGCTGTGTAGCTGCCTTCTGTACCCCCCATTGTAACACGTGTGTAGCCCCGGACGTAAGGGCCGTGCTGATTTGACGTCATCCCCACCTTCCTCACATCTTACGACGGCAGTCTCTCTAGAGTCCTCAGCATGACCTGTTAGTAACTAAAGATAAGGGTTGCGCTCGTTATGGCACTTAAGCCGACACCTCACGGCACGAGCTGACGACAACCATGCAGCACCTTCACAACTGCCCGAAGGAAGATCTGTTTCCAAATCCGTCAGTTGCAATTTAAGCCCGGGTAAGGTTCCTCGCGTATCATCGAATTAAACCACATGTTCCTCCGCTTGTGCGGGCCCCCGTCAATTCCTTTGAGTTTCACCGTTGCCGGCGTACTCCCCAGGTGGAATACTTAATGCTTTCGCTTGGCCGCTTGCTGTATATCGCAAACAGCGAGTATTCATCGTTTACTGTGTGGACTACCAGGGTATCTAATCCTGTTTGATACCCACACTTTCGAGCATCAGCGTCAGTTACAGTCCAGTAAGCTGCCTTCGCAATCGGAGTTCTTCGTGATATCTAAGCATTTCACCGCTACACCACGAATTCCGCCTACCTCTGCTGCACTCAAGACTACCAGTATCAACTGCAATTTTACGGTTGAGCCGCAAACTTTCACAACTGACTTAATAATCCGCCTACGCTCCCTTTAAACCCAATAAATCCGGATAACGCTCGGATCCTCCGTATTACCGCGGCTGCTGGCACGGAGTTAGCCGATCCTTATTCGTATGGTACATACAAAAAGCCACACGTGGCTCACTTTATTCCCATATAAAAGAAGTTTACAACCCATAGGGCAGTCATCCTTCACGCTACTTGGCTGGTTCAGACTCTCGTCCATTGACCAATATTCCTCACTGCTGCCTCCCGTAGGAGTTTGGACCGTGTCTCAGTTCCAATGTGGGGGACCTTCCTCTCAGAACCCCTATCCATCGATGTCTTGGTGGGCCGTTACCCCGCCAACAAACTAATGGAACGCATCCCCATCGATTATCGAAATTCTTTAATAACAAGAAGATGCCTTCTCGTTATGCTATCCAGTATTAATCTTTCTTTCGAAAGGCTATCCCGGAATAATCGGCAGGTTGGATACGTGTTACTCACCCGTGCGCCGGTCGCCATCAACCTATTGCTAGGTCATGCTGCCCCTCGACTTGCATGTGTTAAGCCTGTAGCTAGCGTTCATCCTGAGCCAGGATCAAACTCTTCATTGTAAAAGTATTGTTAGTCGGTATTGCTACCGATTCTTGCTCTGTTCAGGACGCTCGGTCTATTAAAAGTTTTCAAATTACCTATATATATAAGTTACTTGACGGTTCTTTTTTTATACCCAAGATTACTCCAAAAATGCAGTAACCTTGCTCTTGTACTACTTGTATTGTTTATGTAAATTCTTCAAAGATCGCTTCTTTTTTAAACTGATTTTCTTTTCAGAAAGCGGATGCAAAGGTAAGAACTTTTAAGCATATACTCCAAATAATTTCGGAAGTTTTTTTTCTTTTTTCTTTTTCTCGTCGTCTCTCTTTGCGAAAGGGAGATAAAAGAGGAAAGAAAAAGAAGTTCTTAACAACACCGGTTTCTTAATCAGTAAATCAATCAGCGATTGCATTCCTTTCGGAAAGCGGGTGCAAAGGTAAGAACTTTATCACATATCTTCCAAATGTTTTCGGAAGTTTTTTTTCAAATTTCTTTTCGACTGCCGCATTCTTGGTTGGAATTAAGGCAAAAGGAAAGAAAAACGTCAGAGTTCTTACGCCGCTTCTGTCAGAATGTCAATTGCAAGGCTTTCCGTCTCTTGGAAAGCGGGTGCAAAAGTAGCGCATATATCCATTCAATCCAAATATATCTATCATTTTTTCACAAGTTTTTTGAAACTAATTTGTAACTCGTTGATTGATAAGGATGTGTTCACATATTTTTAAAAGGAGGTGTGGGCGGGCACGGAAGAATATACATTATATATATACGTGCACGCGAGAAAGAGAGAATTGAGATAGTATTATTATAAATAAGCAGGATTCTGAGGCGGGGGATCTTGCAAAATAGTGAAAGCATGAAAGCAAGGACACTCTTTTATCCATTCTTCCGGTTCTATTTCACCGTTATGGTTCAGGTCGGGGCTAAGATCACGATGTCCCACTAACCTACTACCGGGATAATCCCGCAATAGCAACATGACCAATACACGGAGGGAATGTTTCTGGAAATCGGTTCTCGTATCGGAAGCGCGGCCGTTCGTATCCAACCCGCCTTCATAGCATACACCTATTGAGTGAGCATTGTAACCTTTCGCATGTGCACCGGGAGTTTTTACCGGACGAAGACTTTTGATATCCCCGTTCTTCCTTATATAATAATGATAACTGCGCCGGAGAAGCCCCGGCGCAGGGTGGTCTGTGGTTAAATCATATTCCGTATAACAACGGTCAGCGCGGGTGGCGCTGCAATGAATCACGATTAAATCAATTTTTCTCATAGATAAAAGATTATACTGTCATCGCATGCGCACTCAGCGCACCCAATAGAGCAGAAGCTACAGCAATTACAATTTTCAAAATCTTGTCCCAAGTCCTTTTCTTCATAAGAGAGTTTTTTAGTGATTAGCGATTAGTGATAAATGATAAGCAGGCGGCGCAGCCTTTAATTTTTAATTTCCAAAGCCTCCGGATTTAGACCCTATCCCAGCGGATCATCTTCAATCCCGCCGTCGCCGCCGGAATCACCACCGCCGGAGTTGCCACCGGAAGAACTGACATCTTCGTCTTTCGGGCTATAAAGCTGGAAGGTAATATTATTGGGCGCACTTCGAGTGGTGGCATTCGCCTCGTTCACCAGTCTCAGACTGCTATCCGTAAGGAAGCGAATATTCACCTTATCGATATTCTTCACCACACAATCCTCGGCTTTCTCAGTGCCCACACTATGAAAGGTGGTATAAAATACTCCGAAGCCATCCAGTTTCACACTGTCCCCGTCCGTCAACTTACGTTTCAGGTTACGCACAATAGCTTTCATTACATGCTCCACGTCCTCGGCAGACATGCCGCCCATTTCTTCGATTTCCTGGGAAAGGCGCTTGATGTCATACAGCCTGGAGGTGCGAGCTTTACGCTTCAGGTAATTCAGTTTAGGAGACGAGACATCCCCGACTTTCCTGTGGCGCAAGGTGCGCTCTACAATTACTGCCATAAAATTAAAAAGGTTTAAGTTATAAAAAATAAGTTCCTGTCGTCTGAAGCGAAAAGAGAGAAAATCCCGCGGCGATCTTCCTTTTCCGATTCGGTGAAACAAAGGTACGACAGGGTGATGAAAGGAATTCCGGTTCAGTCCGGTTGGGGAAGCAATGGGAACAATAAAGCATTAATAAATCATTGTACGTGTTCTCAGAGATATCTACGAACGCTACTTCTTTATCCTGCAAGAATTCTACACTAATTTCAAAGTCAGAGCCGATGAATGAAACTCACTGGAATAAATATGGCATAAGTGCAACAAACGGAAAGTGGATCACAGATATTCTTTCACAATTTGCCGAAGTGCAGGAATCCATTCTTTTTGGTTCGCGGGCTAAAGGAAACTTTAAACCCGGTTCTGACATCGACCTTGCTGTTAAAGGACCGGTTTCTAAAGACACATTATCCGCTCTGCTCACCGCCTTTGAAGAGTCATTATTACCTTACTTCGTAGACGTGGTGATTTACGAACACATCACAAACGAAGCTCTAAGAGAGCATATCGACCGGGTAGGCATAAGTATCTACAAATCATAATATTCCCCTCTTAAAGAGTTGTATTATTCACGAAAAATCAGTAACTTTACGTCATATTTAAAACTCATAAACCTAAACTTTAATTATGACAAAATCTGATGCAAGCCTCTCTACGGAAGAGGTATTCCCCATCCGTAGTTACGGAAAAGGCGAACTCGCCTGTCTCTATATCCACAACGTACAACAGGCAAGCGCCGTCAAGGAATTCAACATTTGGATTCGGAAAGCGCCCGGACTGGAACAGAAACTTTTGGAAACAGGGATGAGCCGCAGTGCAAGGAGGTACACCCCGAAGCAGGTACGGCTCATCGTAGAAGCGTTGGGAGAACCTTAAATCCACGCCTTATTGTCAAACTGCGTATTTATGGGGCCGGGCTTATCACCCGCTCCCTCTTCACAAGGCGAGTAGCGCCCGTTTACGATGTTATACACGAAAGTCGCATTGCCGGGAGTACCCAGATGCTTGAACTTCACCTTCTCAACATGTATCGTCACCAATCCTTTCTGATCGTCACGTTCCACGATGATACCGAAATCGGCCTTGTTATAAAAATCTGAGGAACCGAAGATGTCATACATCCCCACACAGGGAGTGACACCCGTCAGCGGATTGCGGTTCATCTTACGCGGATGGGCTACAAGGATGACCAGGCAATGGTAGTGCGTGGCAAAGCGGCTCAGACTGTTCAGCAGTGAAGACAGGTATTGAAGCTCCGTCTGTCCCGGCGGGAGGCGCTGGTCGATGCGGTTCAGCGGGTCGATAACCAAGATACGGATACCTTTACGCACTACCAACCCGCGGGCTTTCTGGAGGATCGTGTCTATAGAATAATCCTCATCGCCCGGAAGGATGTGGCACACATTTTCCGTAAGGAACTGCACAGACTTTTGGTAAAGCTCCTCCGTCATCCCGACACTGGGATTAAATCCGAAGCCCGTCAACTTCTCAATCAGCTTACGGTGATGATACACGATGGGCATATTCTCTGGGCTGAAATAGGCAACCTTCCACTGGTGGCGCAGGCAAAGTCGCATTACCAGCTCGTCCAACCATTCCGACTTACCGTCACCGGGACGGCCGCTGATTAGCAGCAGACGCTGAAGCTCGAGTGTACAATATTTATCGAAATTCTCCCAACCAGTTTCGGCACCGCTACTCATGCCGTTCTCGTAGAGGGCACGCAGCTCCCCAGCGAGCTCTTCGGCAGTGAAGACTCCTTCCAAAGGGATTTCCTCAGCCTGCTCTATGCAGATACCAAGACTTTCCGCACCAAATTGAGCCAGATGCTCATTGGCGTCCTTGCACCCCGGACCAAAATGCACAATCCGGCAACGCTCCGTTCCTAGGCGGCGGAGAAGCTCATCGCGCAGTTTCAGGCCGGCGGAATCCTCGTCCACGGCGATATAAATGGTTTTCTTATCTTCAAAGTGAGTGGGAATGAAACGGTCCAGCCAGGTCAGGTTACTGTTGGCACCGCTGGGCACGGATACGACATCCCGACGACCGATGGTGACGAACGAGGCAGCATCCATTTCACCCTCGGTGATGATACATTCGGGTGTGTCCAGGATGGAGTCTATGTTGTAGGGGATGAGTTCAGCATCCTTCACCATTTTGAAATGCTTCTGTCCGCTTCGGAATTTGGTGTTAACCAATTCGCCGCTTTCGAAGTAATTGAAGCAGATGCAGTTCTCCAGTTTGCCGGACTGGGGCATAAATTCTTCCTGTTCGGTGATCCGCAGGTCGCGGATGGCGGACTGGGACAGGTAGCGGGTGGAAACGAGGTAATGCTCGGTCTTTTCGCTAAGTGTCAGCCGGGTGGGGTCGAAGGTCGGGCGGCGAAAATGGGCGGGAGGTACTTGCTGCCGTTTACGCGACTCCGCCCTTTGGCGGCGTTCGCGGAGTTCGGTTTCGTCGGGGACACAGCCTTTCCAGCCGCAGTGGTGGCAAAGGAACTTACCATCGTCCAAATTGACGGAAAGGGATTTGTCACGCTTGTTATGGCGGGTTTCTGTGCAGTGGGGGCAAGTGGTTTTGATGTGGCCGGCAGTGCGTCGGTTGACGTCGATGCCGAGGGAATGGAAGTCTCTCATTGTAGTGTATTTGACGGAGTTTTTTTAGACAGAAGAACAAAAGAACATATTTTCGCCTCATGAGGGCGTTGTTTTCGTCCCGTGGAAGGATTTTTTCCGTCCCACGGGGCGAGGTGGTGCCGTCCCGTGAGACGGATTTCGTCACTTCACGAGGCCGCTTTGCTTCGAAGCCGGGGAAGAATCCATTGCTTCGTCCGGTCGTTCCAGATAGCATTGTCTTCCGGGCGGGGAGGTGCTTCGTCGGGGATGGGGCAACCCATGTAGGTGCGCTGCCCGCCGATACGCTTCTCGAAGCGGTAAGGGTCGAGTGAATGGCTCTGCTCGGCAGCCTCCAGCTTCAAAAGCTCTGCATGCAGGAAGGCTGAGGTACGGCTGCCGGGAACCGTGAAATTAGCAAAATACTGGTGTACGTCACTGCTGTTCAGCAAGGACGGCCCTTTGTCGTAGAGCAGGATGTGCTGCTTGAAAAAGCCTACGGCCTCTTTGAAGTGACGGTTCAACAAACCACCATAGCCGGATTTCATGCAGGCGATTTCCGCCCAACTGCTTTCCAGGCACAGCCCGTCCACCAATTCCTGCCAGGGACGAATGGCGTGAAGGGCACTACCGCCGGAAAAAGGAGAAACGGAAGCATTGGTGGAGACACCGGTATCGGCAGGGACACTGGTATCATTACGATCAACAGCAGCAGCAGATATTTCTTTTTCTTTTGCTGCTGTTGTTATTATATCTCTTATATTCTCTTTTTGCTGTAGATTTTCATTCGATAAACCACTGATATTCGGAGTATTGCAATTTATTTCAGATTCATTTCCATCGCGATTTTTGTCCATTGTCTGCCTGTTTTTCGTCGAAAAGCCGGCATTTTTGCCCGGTTTTACATCATTGTCCGGGTACTTTTTGCCATTTTGCCCACTGTTTTCCGCTATGTTTTCTTCTGCTTTTTGCGGTTCTACAACGCATTTCGTATTGAGCTGCACAGGTGAAAAACAACTGTCGGTGACGGTGAACAAACCGAAATCCGTAACGATCTTCATCATATAAGGATAGGTAAAATTACGAGTGGCAAAAGGTTTCAGGTATTTCAGCTCCGCTTCCATATCAGGCAGCAGGCTCAGCTTTTCCATTATATACCAGTAGGCGCCGTAAGCCTTGCCGCCTTCCTGACGGAGCATGTTCTGGATGCGGGGATCATTGAAAGCCATAATCTCATGTTTAAGGTAAAAGTGCTTATTCATTTCTGCTTAATTCTGTTTTAAATAATTTATCTTTTTGACTCTGCAAAGATCCGACATATATACCAATATACCAAAAACGGCTTTTCGCGAAAAAAGCCGTTTTTACCCTATTTGAAAGTCAAAAGAAGAAGAAGAAATCACTCCTTTGGATAAAGTTCAGAATACAACTTATACAGTTCATCTTCAATGCTTTTGACATTCAACACATTACCACTACCGTCCGCATCCATGAAGTTTATAAGCAGATGTAAAGTATTAGCAAGCAAGCGGGCTCCATGCAATCCTTCTCCCCCATTCCGGCTGACAAGCAGATGTACAAATGGAATCAAGAAAAGTATACGCTCTTCATACTCCACACGTAAACAACTGTGACACTGCGACAAACACTCCATTGCGCGATGCAATTCTTCACTCTCTTTCTCAAAAACAACATGAAAACCTTTCCCGCGGAAAAGCTTCACATCCTCAATAGGATTTTTTTAGCCATAATTGTACTATTTGAAAATTGTTTATTTATAATATGATAACATATCGAATACAAAATTAGTAATACTTCACCGGAATATCGTAATTTCGCAGGATTTTATACTCAGTTTTTTCACCTTGCAAAACACTGACAATAAAAAAAGGAAAGATAGATAATAAGGTACGTGTATATGTATAAACCTTCTTTATATAAATATTTAAAATAGGACAATAGCAGATAGATCGTAATTTTATCGGATAAACATCAAAACACAAAGAGCCGCCACGGAACACCTTCCGGGCGACTCTTCTTTCATAGAAGTAATGTAACAGAAAGAGAGTATAATACAGAGATTTAGTCTTGTCCTCCTCCCAATGCTTGGAACAGATTAATTAAGCTTTGTATTTCGGTAAAATGATTGGCAGTTTGCGACAGTTGCGCACTTAGCAAAGTCTGCCGGGCCGTAAGCACTTCCAGATAGGTGGTGTTACCATGCTCCATCAGCAAAGAAGTACTTTTCAGGGCAGTTTGCAGAGAAGCAACCTGTTTATCCAACAGTAGTTTCTTCCCCTGGCTGGTCTGGTAAGCCGTCAAGGCATCGTTCACCTCACTGCCTGCATTGAGCAAGCTCTGCTGGAAACCAAGTGCAGCCTCTTCCTGCCGTGCACGGGCAATGCGGTATTGAGCCACAACCTGCCCCCGATTGAAAAGCGGCTGCGTCAATGAACCTACAGCAGATGCCAGAAACTTGCCCGGATTGAGAATCATGCTTCCTGCCGAGTTCGTCCAACCGGCATTTCCACTTAAAGTAATGGAAGGATAGAAAGCAGAACGAGCCTGATTCGTACCATAGAATGCTGCCTCGAGCGAACGTTCGGCACTACGGACATCCGGTCGCCCGGAAAGCATCTGCACAGGAATACCTACCGAGAAGTCGGCGGGGAATTGCTGCTGCTGCAAGCTGCCACGTTCGTAGTGACGGGGTGTTTCGGCAAGCAAAAGGGCAAGACTGTTCTCGGTCTGGCTGATCTGCTTCTGCAAGTCGAGCACAGAGCCTTGTACCTGATAGTAAGTAGCTTCCATCTGCGATACGGCCGATTCATTCGCCATTCCGGCGTTCATCAGGGCGCGGGTGGATGCCACGGTTTCTTTCCATGCCTCTTCCGTCTGCCGGGAGATGGCGAGTTGCTCGTCCAGCATCAACAGCGTATAGTAAGTATTGGCTATTCCTGCAATCAATTGGGTACGCACAGCCTGGCGGTAGTCCTGGCTCTGGGCATACAATGCCTTGGACTGCTTCTTGGCATTGCGCATACGGCCGAAAACATCCAGTTCCCAACTGGCGGTAACGGGCAGTGAATAAGCCTGTGTAGCCTTATGCGTATCGAAGCTGCTCACAGTGCCCTGCGGAGCAAGAGCAAAAGCAGGAAGGAAGGCAAGCTTGGCAGACATCAGCGTTGCCTGTGCCTCTTCTACGCGAAGCTCGGCAGACTGATAGTCGGTGTTATTCTGCAATCCCTGCTCGATGAGGGATTGCAAATGAGGATCGGTAAAGAGCTCCCGCCAATCCATATTACCCAGACTGGCAGTGTCTTCGGCCACTACTTCCCCACCATAAAGCTGGTCGGGGACAGAAGTAACGGGCTCGTATTTGGTATAGATGCCACAACCGCTCAGCAGCAGGCCGGTGACAGCTAATGTGATGATTTGTTTTTTCATTCTTCAGTATCTTTAATATGTTTCCGGGAATTGATCTTATCAATAATGCACCATAGAATCAAGGCAATGCAATATGCCACCACCTGCTCTATCCAGAATATTTCACCTTGATACATCATTCCTCCTTCATTTATTTACTACTTCGTTCAGCTTCACTCTTCTCCTTTTCAAGCAACACCTGCACGTCTGCTTCTTCTTCCATCGGCGGACGGATTTTTTCCTGCAGGAACTCGAAGATGATGTAGAACACAGGTACCACGAAGAGCAGAGCCAGCGTTCCGACAAGCATACCGCCTACAACACCCGTACCCAGTGAACTGTTA
This window of the Bacteroides intestinalis DSM 17393 genome carries:
- a CDS encoding TolC family protein, with the protein product MKKQIITLAVTGLLLSGCGIYTKYEPVTSVPDQLYGGEVVAEDTASLGNMDWRELFTDPHLQSLIEQGLQNNTDYQSAELRVEEAQATLMSAKLAFLPAFALAPQGTVSSFDTHKATQAYSLPVTASWELDVFGRMRNAKKQSKALYAQSQDYRQAVRTQLIAGIANTYYTLLMLDEQLAISRQTEEAWKETVASTRALMNAGMANESAVSQMEATYYQVQGSVLDLQKQISQTENSLALLLAETPRHYERGSLQQQQFPADFSVGIPVQMLSGRPDVRSAERSLEAAFYGTNQARSAFYPSITLSGNAGWTNSAGSMILNPGKFLASAVGSLTQPLFNRGQVVAQYRIARARQEEAALGFQQSLLNAGSEVNDALTAYQTSQGKKLLLDKQVASLQTALKSTSLLMEHGNTTYLEVLTARQTLLSAQLSQTANHFTEIQSLINLFQALGGGQD
- a CDS encoding N-acetylmuramoyl-L-alanine amidase; amino-acid sequence: MRKIDLIVIHCSATRADRCYTEYDLTTDHPAPGLLRRSYHYYIRKNGDIKSLRPVKTPGAHAKGYNAHSIGVCYEGGLDTNGRASDTRTDFQKHSLRVLVMLLLRDYPGSRLVGHRDLSPDLNHNGEIEPEEWIKECPCFHAFTILQDPPPQNPAYL
- a CDS encoding DnaB-like helicase C-terminal domain-containing protein → MRDFHSLGIDVNRRTAGHIKTTCPHCTETRHNKRDKSLSVNLDDGKFLCHHCGWKGCVPDETELRERRQRAESRKRQQVPPAHFRRPTFDPTRLTLSEKTEHYLVSTRYLSQSAIRDLRITEQEEFMPQSGKLENCICFNYFESGELVNTKFRSGQKHFKMVKDAELIPYNIDSILDTPECIITEGEMDAASFVTIGRRDVVSVPSGANSNLTWLDRFIPTHFEDKKTIYIAVDEDSAGLKLRDELLRRLGTERCRIVHFGPGCKDANEHLAQFGAESLGICIEQAEEIPLEGVFTAEELAGELRALYENGMSSGAETGWENFDKYCTLELQRLLLISGRPGDGKSEWLDELVMRLCLRHQWKVAYFSPENMPIVYHHRKLIEKLTGFGFNPSVGMTEELYQKSVQFLTENVCHILPGDEDYSIDTILQKARGLVVRKGIRILVIDPLNRIDQRLPPGQTELQYLSSLLNSLSRFATHYHCLVILVAHPRKMNRNPLTGVTPCVGMYDIFGSSDFYNKADFGIIVERDDQKGLVTIHVEKVKFKHLGTPGNATFVYNIVNGRYSPCEEGAGDKPGPINTQFDNKAWI
- a CDS encoding nucleotidyltransferase family protein; its protein translation is MNETHWNKYGISATNGKWITDILSQFAEVQESILFGSRAKGNFKPGSDIDLAVKGPVSKDTLSALLTAFEESLLPYFVDVVIYEHITNEALREHIDRVGISIYKS
- a CDS encoding smalltalk protein, producing the protein MKKRTWDKILKIVIAVASALLGALSAHAMTV
- a CDS encoding DUF7833 domain-containing protein — protein: MAFNDPRIQNMLRQEGGKAYGAYWYIMEKLSLLPDMEAELKYLKPFATRNFTYPYMMKIVTDFGLFTVTDSCFSPVQLNTKCVVEPQKAEENIAENSGQNGKKYPDNDVKPGKNAGFSTKNRQTMDKNRDGNESEINCNTPNISGLSNENLQQKENIRDIITTAAKEKEISAAAVDRNDTSVPADTGVSTNASVSPFSGGSALHAIRPWQELVDGLCLESSWAEIACMKSGYGGLLNRHFKEAVGFFKQHILLYDKGPSLLNSSDVHQYFANFTVPGSRTSAFLHAELLKLEAAEQSHSLDPYRFEKRIGGQRTYMGCPIPDEAPPRPEDNAIWNDRTKQWILPRLRSKAAS
- a CDS encoding DUF4248 domain-containing protein — its product is MTKSDASLSTEEVFPIRSYGKGELACLYIHNVQQASAVKEFNIWIRKAPGLEQKLLETGMSRSARRYTPKQVRLIVEALGEP
- a CDS encoding HU family DNA-binding protein translates to MAVIVERTLRHRKVGDVSSPKLNYLKRKARTSRLYDIKRLSQEIEEMGGMSAEDVEHVMKAIVRNLKRKLTDGDSVKLDGFGVFYTTFHSVGTEKAEDCVVKNIDKVNIRFLTDSSLRLVNEANATTRSAPNNITFQLYSPKDEDVSSSGGNSGGGDSGGDGGIEDDPLG